A window of Myxococcales bacterium genomic DNA:
GCCGAAGCCGAGAGGCAGCCGGCTGCGCCCAGATTGTCGCGCTTTGAATGGAGTCGGATAGAATCCCCGGCCCACAGCGATAGCCAACGAGACCAACCGAGACCCAGGGAGACCGCCGATCGTGGCTGTACCGAAAAAGAAGAAGAACAAGCCCACCAAGGAATCGGCTTCGACCGCCCTCGACGAGATCGAGTCGCGCTCCGGAGACCTCGCTGAATGGATCAGTGAAAATCCGCTTCCGATCCTGATCACCGGCGGCGCAATCCTCGCGATCGCGGCGGCCTACACCCTGGCGTCGAGCGGCATCGACTCCGCAAAGCTCGAGGCATCGACCGCCATCGCCGCGGTAAAGAACGAGTACAGGGTCGCGATGGGCGGCGAATATTACGGTTCTACCGATGTGCCGGAACCCGCCAACCCCGAGATCGCACGCAACACCCGGTTGGACTACCTCAAGCGCTTCCAGGGGCTCGCCGCCGAGCACGAGGGAAGCGAGATGGGAAGCTACGCACTGGTCCAGGCCGGTTCCCTGCAGAC
This region includes:
- a CDS encoding tetratricopeptide repeat protein, producing the protein MAVPKKKKNKPTKESASTALDEIESRSGDLAEWISENPLPILITGGAILAIAAAYTLASSGIDSAKLEASTAIAAVKNEYRVAMGGEYYGSTDVPEPANPEIARNTRLDYLKRFQGLAAEHEGSEMGSYALVQAGSLQTDLNDLEGALASFQQALEVYDKDQAMRGIILERIAGLHEQLGDLPAAAAIHLQASEIASYPLRYFALLNAARSQAEAGQTDAAIVSFDRVTQESPDLRIPEHTQAMLMELKAKRSL